From Homalodisca vitripennis isolate AUS2020 chromosome 1, UT_GWSS_2.1, whole genome shotgun sequence, the proteins below share one genomic window:
- the LOC124353209 gene encoding 39S ribosomal protein L43, mitochondrial-like: MDITENAQQYVTPYNKIGKNLIEPLFLFCREFIETDLIDFARDNPGVVVYLKPRRHRTPCLWAEYLNGGEEYIGTNNMSKEEIAKWIQWMRTKSGYQDTRYLSYWHTDSPTVQGVWSPFTHRDPALNLATFPMTENPMAERQAPTATELLMEMYKQQQSQHNTPQSS; encoded by the exons TACGTTActccatataataaaataggtaaaaatttaattgaaccattgtttttgttttgcagGGAATTTATTGAAACAGATCTAATAGATTTTGCTAGAGACAATCCGGGAGTTGTAGTTTATCTGAAGCCAAGACGTCACAGGACTCCTTGTCTCTGGGCTGAATACT tgAACGGTGGTGAAGAATACATAGGAACAAACAACATGTCGAAGGAGGAGATAGCAAAGTGGATACAATGGATGAGGACCAAGTCCGGGTACCAGGATACGCGTTACCTCAGCTACTGGCACACAGATAGCCCCACAGTACAGGGAGTGTGGAGTCCCTTCACTCATCGAGATCCTGCTCTCAACTTGGCTACCTTCCCCATG ACTGAGAACCCAATGGCAGAACGCCAAGCCCCTACTGCCACAGAGCTGTTGATGGAAATGTACAAACAGCAACAGTCCCAACATAATACGCCACAGTCTtcttaa